The following proteins are encoded in a genomic region of Rhinolophus ferrumequinum isolate MPI-CBG mRhiFer1 chromosome 17, mRhiFer1_v1.p, whole genome shotgun sequence:
- the IQCF2 gene encoding LOW QUALITY PROTEIN: IQ domain-containing protein F2 (The sequence of the model RefSeq protein was modified relative to this genomic sequence to represent the inferred CDS: inserted 2 bases in 2 codons; substituted 4 bases at 4 genomic stop codons), which produces MKATKKCMGLGTENKKSEKRINAATEIQAWXRGXLVRWTLLHAALRARVIQCXWRLTLARLLRKKWRAAPITYXRERAVVKLQSLVRMWRIHXRYCQALSAVYLIQCHXQCQNCQTCALLRGYCVVTATHLQFHIEIINP; this is translated from the exons ATGAAAGCCACCAAGAAATGCATGGGGCTGGGAACAGAGAAT aaaaaatctgaaaaaagaataaatgcagCCACAGAGATCCAGGCCTGGTGACGGG CCCTGGTACGCTGGACGCTGCTGCATGCAGCGCTCAGGGCCAGGGTCATTCAGTGCTGATGGAGGCTGACCCTGGCAAGGCTGCTGCGTAAGAAGTGGAGGGCAGCCCCGATTACAT ACAGAGAGAGGGCAGTGGTCAAGCTCCAGTCCTTGGTCCGTATGTGGCGCATCCACTGACGATACTGCCAAGCGCTCAGCGCCGTCTACCTCATCCAGTGCCACTGACAATGCCAAAACTGCCAGACCTGTGCTCTCCTCCGGGGCTACTGTGTCGTCACAGCCACTCACCTGCAGTTCCACATTGAAATCATCAACCCCTAA
- the LOC117037169 gene encoding akirin-1-like: protein MACGATLKRPMEFEAALLSPGSPKPRRCAPRPGPTPGLRPPDAEPPRLQMQTPPPTLPQPAPPGSERRLPTPEQIFQNMKQEYSRYQRWRHLEAVLNQHEACPSESQSHSSALTAPSSPGSSWRKKDQPTFTLRQVGIICGRLSKDYEDKIREEYEQILNTKLAEHMNLL from the coding sequence ATGGCGTGCGGGGCGACGTTGAAGCGGCCCATGGAGTTCGAGGCGGCGCTGCTGAGCCCGGGTTCCCCGAAGCCGCGGCGCTGCGCCCCTCGGCCCGGCCCCACTCCGGGCCTCAGGCCCCCGGACGCCGAGCCGCCGCGGCTCCAGATGCAGACCCCACCGCCGACGCTGCCGCAGCCCGCCCCTCCCGGCAGCGAGCGACGCCTTCCAACTCCGGAGCAAATTTTTCAGAACATGAAACAAGAATATAGTCGTTATCAGAGGTGGAGACATTTAGAAGCTGTTCTTAATCAGCATGAAGCCTGTCCTTCGGAAAGTCAGTCTCACTCCTCAGCGCTCACAGCACCTAGTTCTCCAGGTTCCTCCTGGAGGAAGAAGGACCAGCCCACCTTTACTCTCCGACAAGTTGGAATAATATGTGGGCGTCTCTCAAAAGACTATGAAGATAAAATTCGGGAGGAGTATGAGCAAATCCTCAATACCAAACTAGCAGAACATATGAATCTTTTGTGA
- the LOC117037105 gene encoding IQ domain-containing protein F5-like encodes MTDSGSRRVKIIITQQEAAVSIQAWWRGTLVRRTLLHAALRAWIIQRWWKQKLATLLEKRQRATLDSYVRKEWAVVRLQSWVRMWRFRLRYCRLLRAVRIIQLYWRWHICHTRGFIQGHYDVKENQMNLELEFSLGSQACRMQQCISLPIKE; translated from the coding sequence GCTCCAGAAGAGTTAAGATCATTATAACGCAACAGGAAGCGGCCGTGTCCATCCAGGCCTGGTGGCGGGGCACCCTGGTGCGCCGGACGCTGCTGCACGCGGCGCTGAGAGCGTGGATCATCCAGCGCTGGTGGAAGCAAAAGCTGGCCACGCTGTTGGAGAAGAGGCAGCGGGCAACCCTAGATTCATATGTGCGGAAGGAGTGGGCGGTGGTCCGGCTGCAGTCCTGGGTCCGCATGTGGCGCTTCCGCCTGCGCTACTGCCGTTTGCTCCGTGCGGTCCGCATCATCCAGCTGTATTGGCGCTGGCATATTTGCCATACCCGTGGTTTTATTCAGGGTCATTACGACgtcaaagaaaaccaaatgaatCTTGAACTCGAATTCTCTCTGGGCTCACAGGCTTGTAGGATGCAACAGTGCATATCCCTTCCAATAAAGGAATGA